One Synechocystis sp. LKSZ1 genomic window, AAACGTGATTCCCTTCGGCAAAGAGGAGTTCCACGGTCATGCGTCGGTAATCCTGGAGTTTTTGAGTTTTGGTATGAACTACCATTTCTTCGGTCACGGTGGTGACACAGGCTGGTAAGAGTTTATTAATTCCCTGGATTTCGACAACGCAAAGGCGACAAGCTGCGGCCTCGGAAACGCCTTCGAGATGGCAAAGGGTGGGAATGGCGATACCAGCTTCTTTGGCCGCCTGGAGAATCGTGGCTCCTTCTTCGATGGCAATGGCCTGGTCATCAATGGTTAGGGTAATGACGGACATGGATAAAGCTCCTCAGTCGTGGGCATTAAACAGATGGATTCAATGGATTCAATGTATTCATTAGCCATTTCATAACGTGGCTATGACTTTGGTTTCGGGTCATTCGTAAGGCCTCTTCGAGAATAGATAATTTTAAATTCGGCAATATTTGAGATTCTTGAATACGGTAACTTCCTTGATTTTCCATCCTAAAAGCGAGAATATTTCCCGTTTTGACATTGACAATCCAATATTCCTGAATCCCCAATTCCTCGTAGAGTAATCGTTTGATTTCTTGATCATCAACCAAAGAAGTATTCGCAATTTCAACAACCAAGGAAGGGGCAGGAAATTCTTCTAAATTAACCACTCCTGTACCGTAGGGAATTGCGTTTGTATTCTCTCCTAAATAGCCGGAAATATCGGGTTGGGCTTCCTGATAGCCAGGTTTACGATAACTACAATTATCTTTGAGATTGAGAGGGATGTCTTGGAGACAGGCATAGAGATGCAGGGCACTGATGATAATTGAGTGGTCGCTGGCATGATCGTTTCCAATAGGAGGCATTTCAATTCTGAGATGACTTTGGTAGTAATAAAATTTGCCTTTGCTGTAATCAGACTGCTCCGTTGCTTGCAGGAAGTCAGACCAGCTTGCTTCTACCCAAGTCTCTCCCGGAAAACGATGGGATACCTCTGTTGTTATTCCTATATCTTGAGAAGGGATAGTTTGTGCTTCCAGATTAAGGGTCATCGCTGATGCTCCTGAGGGTGAGGTGGAATCCATTACCGTGTTTGCAAGAGCGATTCATACTCCTGGCGGAAATAGCGCAGGGTACTCAAGACCGGATTCGGCGCACTTTGGCCCAGGCCACAGAGACTGGTTTCCTTGACCATATGACACAGGGCCTCTAATTTTTGTAGATCCTCTGCCGTGGCTTGATGTTCTAAGAGACGAGTCAACAGGCCATGGAGTTGTACTGTTCCCGCCCGACAGGGAACACATTTCCCGCAGGATTCACTCTGGCAAAAGTCCATATAGAACTGGGCCACATCCACCATGTTGGTGTGCTCATCCATCACGATCATGCCACCGGATCCCATCATCGTGCCCAGGGCCAGCAGGGTATCGTACTCAATCGGCGTATCCAGTTTGTCGGCCGGAATACAGCCACCGGAGGGACCACCGGTTTGAACGGCTTTGACCTTCCCACCATCGGGAACGCCACCGCCCATGACTTCCACCACTTGCCGCACAGTTGTTCCCATGGGAACCTCCACCAGACCCGCATTTTCGACCTTGCCGGTGAGGGCAAACACTTTCGTGCCCTTACTCTTGGCTGTACCAATGCTGGCATACCAATCCCCGCCGTTACGAATAATCGGCACAATGTTGGCGTAGGTCTCCACGTTATTAATCAGCGTAGGACAACCCCAGAGACCTGCTTGGGCCGGATAGGGGGGCCGTGGTTTGGGATTACCCCGTTTTCCTTCGATAGAGGCAATCAGGGCTGTTTCTTCTCCGCAGACAAAGGCTCCGGCCCCGACCCGAATATCGATCTTGAAGTCAAAGGGAGATTCAAAGATCTGAGAACCCATAAGACCATATTTTTTGGCCTGTTGGATGGCTTTCTGGAGGCGTTTAATGGCCAAGGGATATTCTGCCCGGACGTAGATAAACCCATGGTTGGCCCCCACGGCCCGAGCCGCGATGGCCATACCTTCAAGAACACGATGGGGATCACTTTCCAGAACACTACGATCCATAAAGGCCCCAGGGTCGCCTTCGTCGGCGTTACAGATTACATACTTTTGTTTGCCGGGCATTTTGGCAACCGTCGCCCACTTCAGGCCTGTAGGATAACCGCCACCGCCCCGGCCCCGCAGACCGCTCTTGGTGATTTCCGCAATCACCCCCTCGGGAGACAGTTCGTATAAACTGCGATGAAGCTGTTCGTAGCCACTGACGGCAATATATTCATCAATGCTATCAGGGTCAATCTGGCCGGAATTTTCCAGCACAATGGGGAGTTGGCCGCTGAAAAAGGGATGATTTAGGTCGCCGATTTGAGGGACATTTTCCGGTAGGGCCTGGGGATTTTGCAGACGTTCAATAATGGCCGGTACCTGTTCCGGCGTAACTAATTCGTAGAGACTTCCCTGGGGATCAACGGCTACCAAGGGGCCCCGACCACAGAACTTCATACAGCCGACCCCGCAGACTTCCACCTGGCCCTGTAATCCCGCCTCGGCAATCGCCGTTTCCAGACTATCCTTAACCTCTTGTCCTTGGGAGGAGAGACATCCCGCCGCATTACAGCAACGAATACGAATTTTAGCTTGCTGTTCCTGGGTTTTTTGGGCAATTTCGCGCAGTTCTAGTAAATCCATCGTCTTAAACCAAAGTAAAGGATTAGCTTTGGGCTGGGGCTGTCAGCCAGGGTTGAATGCCTTCTAATAAACTGTGGGAATCCTGTTTACCCAAGACCTTACCGTCATAGACCACCGCTGGCGCGATACCACAGGCCCCAATACAGCGGGCCGTCACCAAGGATATCTGGCCATCTTCGGTCGTTTCCCCCGGTTGCAAATGAATTTCCTGCTTGAGAGTATCCAATAAGGCCCCGGCCCCCTTCACATAACAAGCGGTTCCCAAACAAACCACACAAGTATGAGCCCCACTCGGTTTGAGAGAGAATAAATGATAAAAGGTCGCTACCCCATAAACTCGACTGAGGGGAAGTTTAAGGGCCCTAGCAACATACTGCAGCACGTCTTCTTCCAAATAGCCAAAGACTTCCTGGGCTTTGTGCAAGATTTCAATCAGTGCATCCTGGCTATACTGATTGCGCTTCATCGTGGCGTCCAATACTTTAAAGCGCTTGTCCTCCTTGCCAGGGGAAGCAAGCCCAGTTTTTGGGGATGTTGGACTGGCTATGGTTTGCATAGAAGCATTTCCTCGGAATTAAGTATTCGATTGCGAGCTTTTTTTGTTATAAATAATTCTTCCCCCAAAATATGGCTAACACCGGTAACTATCCCTACAGGGGCTGACTCTCATATTCTATTTCTCCCACCTAAAAGCGCTCGAAATGCTCCAATTTTATTTAGAATTCTTAATCTAGTTAGCCTGTTAAAGCAACTTGGATATTGTTTATATCCAAGAATAAAAATGAATAGGAGAGTAGTCTGAGACGGAGATCGGGCTTCAACAAAGCTCTGCCCTCAAGCTATCTTTTGAGTCTTCAAGGTGTCTTGCTTGTTATTAATTAAGCTTTTTAGGGCCTATTTCATATCAGCAATGGCCTGACGGGCCATCATGGCAATACCCTGATCCGTGGCCTTGGGTAACTGGTAGTATTTACCCCCCGCTTTTTGGGCCAATTCCCGCCCGAAGCCAGTGGAGACAAATTTTTTCTCGGTATCAATCACCAATAGTTGCATCCCAACACCGCGTATCTTCGTCGCAATGTCTAGCAGCTCGGCTTTGATGTCGGGTTTGTCTCCCTCCGGGTTCGTTTCTCCCAAAGAACGGGCTAGGGGAATGTTCCCTCGGCCATCGGTAATAGCAATAATCACGACTTGGCCAATGTCTCCCGACAGTTTGGCATTCATTCCTACATGGACGGCTTGAGTTAGACCATGGGATAAAGGAGACCCCCCCCCACAGGGGAGAGTTTCTAATCGTTTTTTGGCCATGGCAATGGAGCGTGTGGGCGGGAGAAGAACTTCAGCCTGCTCGCCCCGGAACGGAATTAAGGCTACTTGGTCACGGTTTTCGTAGGCTTCGGTGAGGAGTCGCATGACGGCCCCCTTGGCGGCCTGCATCCGGTTTAAGGCCATGGAACCCGAGGCATCTACCACAAAGACAATCAGGGCCCCGGCCTTGCGCACTAAACGTTTAGAACGAATATCCCCCTGCTCAACAATCACTTTGCGGTCGGGCTGGCGTAAGCGGCGGGCCTTTTGGTAGGGCGAGGCGGCCCGGAGGGTGGCATCCACAGCAATGCGGCGGACTTTACCGCGGGGGAGCATTGGTTTAAGATACCGGCCTCGGTCTTCGGAAAAAATTTTGGCCCGACTGCCCGACTTGCCTTGGCGCTGGGCCATTTGGGCAAAGTAAAGCACACTGGGGTCTAGGCTCACCCCTTCCACGTCAAAAATGAATTCTTCGGGAATACTGGGCGGTTCTTGGTCGGGTTCTTCGGGGTTTTCCTCCTCTTCCTCTTGATCCTGTTCCGTTTCATCCTGCGGGGATTCCGGCGGAGGCGGAGGGGCCGGTTGCTCTGGCGGTGGGGGTTGATCCACCAGCACACTCCGGGGCACGATCACCAACTGCACGGCTTGGCGTAGATCGTCGGCATTGACCACATTACGACCATCCAGGGCCGCAATGGCCCTTGCCACTCGTAGAGCGTAAAGTTCTCCCCGATGGCCCTGGAGGCCACCCCGAATGGCTTCTTCTACGAGGTAGGCGACTTGTTCCGGCGTTAGGCTGACTTCCTTGAGCCATTCTCGGGCCAAAATAATGGTGGTTTTCAGATCATCCAGTTCCGTGTCGTACTGCTGTAGAAAGGCACGGGGGCTATTAGCATAGCTTAAAACTTGTTCCACCGCCGCCACCCGTTGATCCAGGCCCAGAACCCCATCAGCCGAAAGGGCAATGGCAATGCGATCTAGTAGATGGGGCCGGAGGGGGCCTTCCTCAGGATTGTAGGTGGCAATGAGCAGCGGCCGGCAGGGATGCTGAAAACTAATACCTTCCCGTTCAATCTGGTTACGGCCCTCGGTTAGTACCGTGAGGAGTTGGTTGGCAATTTCGTCATCGAGGAGATTGATTTCGTCAATGTAGAGAATCCCTCGGTGGGCCTGGGCCAACAGACCGGGTTGAAAAATAGCTTCCCCCTGCTGGACAGACGCTTCTACATCCACTGAACCCAAGAGTCGGTCTTCCGTCACGCCCAAGGGAATTTGGACAAAGGGGGCAGGAATAACTTCCGTGGGTAGGGTGTCTAAGGCCTGGCCCGCAGATTGGGCCAAGGTCTGGTCATCCCACTGGTCAGGGTGTTGGGGATCACAGTGGAAACGATTGCCCTTGAGAATTTCAATGGGGGGGAGCAGAGCATGAAGGGCCCGGGCCATCACAGATTTTGCCGTTCCCCGTCGTCCGGCAATCACAACGCCCCCTAGGCCGGGATCAATGGCCCCCAGGAGTAGAGCTAGCTTAATAGCTTCCTGGCCAATAATCGCCGTCAGGGGAAAATTTAGGGGAGCGAGGGACGACAATTGAGAGGCCATGGGAGCGACGAAGAAAGAGGGGTTAGGGCGTTCCTGATTGTATCATTGCGCCTTGTCCTTGACTATTTCAGGCCCAGCCAGGCTAAAACGCCTTTGCCAGTGAGATACTCAATCACTAAAATCAGCAAAAAGCCGATCATCGCCGCCCGACCATTCAGGCGCTCAGCATAATCATTAAAGCCAAACTTGGGGTCTTCGGTTTGGGGAACTTTGGTCGGTTGCAGGTCAGCCATGGTTGTGGAGGGTTTGTAAAAGATAGGTTTACATTTCTTTACTATAGTCACTCCCGTCCCTACGTCAATGCCAGCGTCACTTCTGGCCCCCAAGCATCGGGTCTTAATTTGCCCGTAGGCCTCACGCAGTTGCCACCAGCGACTCTCTTTAATCGCCGTCAACTCTCCTTGGGCTTGTTGGCATTGAGCCTGGAGTTGTTGGCATTGGGTCTGGACTTGCTGGAGGGCCTGTTCGCTTTGCTGGAGGCGGGCCTGGCTCTGGGCCAATTGCTGGGTCAAGCTCTGGAGATGGTGTTGTTGTTGACGAAAAGCGGGCCAAAATTGAGGTGGAGCAGAAAATTGGCCTTGTTTAAGGCCCTGGTGGGTTTCAAGCAAACAGTGACTAATGCTATCAGCCATGGCAACCCAACTAAATTTTTGGGACTGGCGAAAACCTGCTTGAATTAAGGCCTGACGGACTTCCGTCTTTTGAATATCTGTAAGGGCCTGGCACCAAGCCTGCGGATTGAGGACATCAAGATAGTACACAGCGGCTCCCCCGGCCTCAGGAATCGAGGAATGACAACCCGCAATGACCGGACAGCCGCAGGCCATCGCTTCTAAGATCGGCAGGCCAAAGCCTTCGTAGCAAGAAGGATAAATCAGGGCCAAGGCGGCCGAATAGGCAATGCCAAGCTCTGCATCAGCAAGGGCTAGAACTTGTACTGGCAGATGGGGAACTAACGCCGCCAATTCCGGCTCCAATTCCGGCTTCCCCCCCACACAAACGATCCCGACAGGAAAGTCAAAGCCTGGCGTGGCCAGGGCCGAAAAAAAAGTAATGGCATTTTTATAGTGATTGATACCAATGCGCTCCCCCACCAGCACCACAAAAGGGCCTGTTAGGTTGTACCGCTGTCGAAAGTCAGCAATGGCTTCGGGGCTAGCCGGCCGGAAACGAGGCTCTAAGCCACAGGGGGTTACCAGAACATCCGCTAGGGATAGGTGAGGAAAATGGGCAACTAGGTCGCGGGCGGTATTGTGAGAAACCGCCAAATGGCGACTAGCGTGCAAAATACTGTAGGCCTTTTCCCGCCAACAGGGCAGACTCAGATCCATCCCCAGGACTTCGGGGATCATATCGTGGGCTAAGAACAGAGAAGGGGTTGTGAGGGGAGTGGTGTAGTAGGTGGATATAAAGCAATCCGCTCCAACCTGGTCACAAATGGCCTGGATCTGGGCCGAATCCTGGGGGGCCTGTTGGTAATCGTAGGCTGCTAAAGAATAATACTCAAAACCTGGTATGCGAGGCATGCTTCCCTCACGGTCTAGGATGACAAACCGTTCGCCTTTTCCCTGCTGGGCCCAGACCTGTAGGAGAGACCGCCAAACCCGGGCAATGCCCGACTGCTGATTAATTTGGAAAAAAACCCCATCAATGACAACTTTCGGTAGTACAGCATCAGGGGGGATAGGCATCACAGCGGGCGCAATAACGTCAAGATGGGAGGTCAGTGGGTCAAGAAATGGAGGGCGGCTGCCAGGGAGTCTTGGTTGAGAGGGGTTTCCTGGGGGTTTAACCAGGGCCATTGGGTCTCAATAATCTTTTCCGTCAAGTATTGCACCGTCGGATAGAGAGGGCCTTGATGAACACCTTTAGCAAAGGCCAATATCGCCTCAGCGCATTGACGGGGATCATGGTGTTCGACTAGCCAGGCCTGACCTGCTACTCCCATGGATTGGTAAGTTTCCGGATGATCTAGATAGGACTGGAGATGGTAGTGAATATCTTCGATTTCCTGGCCCAAGCGGACATTGCCGACGGTCTGCTCCGGAAGTTGGCCGTACCAACCGATGGGAGTCACTAAACTAGGAAGGCCATGGCTCCAGATGCGGAGTTGACTGGCCGACGCCTCTCCCATGGTGGGATAGCGTAAATTCAAGGCCAATGCCGCCTTTGCCAGGGCCGCTTCGAGATCGACTTCCGGGACAAAGCCTCGTACCGTCACAAAATCTTCTAGGCTGAGGGCCTTGATCTGGTCTTGAATCCCCTGAGTATCCCACAGTTCACCGTAGATATCGAGCCGAAAAGCCTGGCGCTGGGGGAACTGGGCCAAGGCCTCAAGAATTCGATCCAGGTGACGATTCTTACTAATGAAGCCAAAAATAATCAAGGAGTAGGGGGGAGATAACTGGGGCTTAGGGACGGACGAAGCCGGGGCCGCGTAGGGTAAGGGCACATAACCTGTCAGGGAAGGATTTTGATCCAACAGTCTTTGGTAGGCATAGCGACTATGACTAATCACTCCCTTGGCACTCCTCAGGGCCAAAGCCGTGAGAGGAAATTGCTCCACTTGCTCCGGAGTGGGGACGACCTTGCCGTCAAAGCAGTCTAGAGTTGCTGGAGCCTCTGCCTCATAATAGTACAAAAGCTGACGAAAATAGTCCCTCAAATCGGGGTGAGCCTTGTAAATTTCACTAAAGAGACCGTATAAATTCCAATCGTGGAGAATAACAATTCCCGGACAATACTGGCTTATTTGCCAAATACTTTGGTGAAATTGCCGATTATTGCCGATATTGTAAAAATTAATATCCCCTAGGTGAATTTTCCGCCAGGGAAGATCGTCAGGACGATAGACCTCCACCGATGCCAGGCCTTCAAGCGGGGGCTCATAATCAGGATCCGTCGTCCAGAGCGTGACCTCACTATGTTCCTGTAGAGAGGGAAGGAGTCGAAGGCTGTAGTTCGCAATGTCTGTCTTGGCGGGTGGTAGGGGCGAAAACCAGTTTATTTTCATGCGAGCAGTTTCTGAATAACGTTAGACCAAGTGATGTTTAATTCCTGATAGCGAGCTCGAGCGGCTTGCCCCAACTGGGTGGCCCAAGTTCGATTTTCCCAAAGTTCATCCATCGCCTTGGCGAGAGCAAGGGGATTCGCCTCCACCACTAGGCCAGTCTGACGGTCTTCAATAAACTCTAAGGGGCCTCCGGAATCCTGGCAGGTGAGTACGGGTTTAGCGGCCAGCATCCCCTCCAGGGTCACGTAGCCATAATCTTCCTCAAAGGGCGGATAGATCACTCCCAGGGCCTTGGCATAGTACTCCAGTTTTTGCTGTTCAGTGATGGAGCCCACAAACAGGGCCCGTTCTCCAAGACCGAGTTGCTCCACTTTTTGTTTAAGAATGGCATTAAAATTGCCTTCTGCTTTTCCCGCAAAAACGACCTTGACAGGATGACTGGTTTTGCCCAGAGCCTCAAGGATCAAATCCTGACGCTTCATCGAGTTCATGCGGCTAGGAAAGAAAAAGTAACCCTCCTCGGGTTCACAGTAGAAACGGTCGGCATCCTTGGGAGGATGGTAGAGGGGTTGTGAGTCCACCTGATTAAAGGCCTTGAGGCGCTTGGCTACATTGCGGGAATTGCTAAAAATGGCATGGGCCTCGGCACAGGCGTGGTTATCGGCCCGAACTACACTGTCCCGAATTTGATCTCCCAAGGGGCCACTTTCCAAAGCTTCAAAGATCGGGTTATCCCAAAGTTCATAGGCCTGGCGGTACTGGTGTAAAATCCAGAGCACCTTGCAGGGATGGGAAACGAGATAAGCAGGAAATTTCAAGGCAATCACGCGGTCAATTGTCTTACCGTAGGAGCTGGATAGGTCGAGGAGACGACACATCAGCATACTGTCGAGAATTCGCTCCGGGGGATAGTCAAAGAAGGGAATCGCAACAATTTCCGCCTCATGGCCGGCCTGCCCGAGGGCCTGGCATAATTCTTCAGCGTGGATTTCTGCTCCCCCCCGGATGAAGGGGGCTTGGGTTGTCGCAATAATCAGTCGCATATGTGTCAATTAGTAATCATTTAGAAGCAATAATGGCGTAATCCATTGGCCCATAAAAATACTGATTAAAGCGACGAGCTAGGTCACTCTCCTCAGAAAGGCGCCGGTTGCTGGAAGGGTTCAAGGGCAGAATTTGGACAGCAGAAAAACCGGCCTGTTCGACTAGAAATTGAGTTGTGAGGGAGGGAAGAGGCTGACGATGGGTGGGATCCAGATAAAAATCACGACTGCCGACTAGCAGATTATCCGGATTAGGGGTTTCCAAGATTAACAGGCCGCCGGGCCGTAAAACCCGATGGATTTCTTGAAGCAACTGCACCAAGGTCGGAAACGGAAGATGCTCAATGACATGAAAGCTGGTAATGACAGCTATCTCAGAATTTTCTAAGGTTTGAAGGTAGGCCAGGGCCTCCCCGGTGATAACGTTGAAGCCTTGTTTTTGGCAGTGTTTAACGGCCTGATGGTTCAGATCAATACCCCGGCCCTGATAGCCTTGAGCGTTGACGAGGGCCAGCCATTCCCCCCGGCCACAACCCAAGTCTAGGATGATATCTTCTCCTGTCCCCAATCCAGGAACCTGGGCCAAAAAGGGGAGATAGATCGAAAGGCGCTGGCGAATTTCAGCGGGATTACCCCGAAAACGGTCTTCGAGGGCCAGATAGAGAGCATCTAGATCCAAAGCCTGCGGTAGAGAGGATTCCCCTGCTGAAGAGACTGGGTTCTGAATCCGTTGGAGTTCCTGACGGAGAAGTTGAATTTCTTGGCCATATCGTTCTTCTTGGGCCTGGAGTTGTTGGCTTAGGGCCTCCACCTGATTCTGGAGCAGATCCAGGCGGTACTGGCTCTGGTCTGCCAGCATTTCTCCCCCTGCTACTTGTTGCTCCAGTTGCTTAACTTGACCGGTTAACTCTGTTAATTGTCGTCCCTGCTTTTGTTGACGAGTGTCTGCCTCGTAGAGATGCCACTTGTGGAGATCAAAATTACGATTCTGGAGTTGACTCAGGTAATTAATCTGGCCAATCAAATCCTGAAAAACATTGCCTACATGGGTCAGATCGCGGTGGGTTTGTTGGCGTAGGGATTGCAATTGCTCCGTCGTTCTCTGTACGAGGCCCAGGGCCTCCTGTAGGGCCGCTAGTAGGTTGGCATTGACCTCCCGCTGATCCCGGAAAATCAGATTAAACGCCTTCAGCAGAGATGTCTGGAAGAGCTTCAGGGAATTGTAGGGAAATTGTTCAAAGCGTTGGGCCAAACGCTCTCGGACTTGGGCGCGGGCGGCCGCATTCTGAAGAAAGCCGGTAATATAGGTGATTCTGTCTTGGAGTTCATTAACGGGGGGAACCGGCGTAGTGAGGAATTCTCCAACCGTGAGCCGGAGCGGTGGTAGGGTGGTGAGTTGGGAGGTCGGCGCTTGAACGGGCAGGGATAGACTGGTGACGAGCAATGGGGGAATGGGGGACTGGCCCAATCGTTGGCGACGCTCCTGGGCTATCTGGAGCCGAGAAAGTAGTTGAGTTGAGGTGAAGGGCGGAGCAGATTGTTCCAGTACCATGGCCAAGAAATAGTCGATCTTGTTAAGCACCCCGTTAGTATAACCTTCTTGCTGTCTTCACTGAAAATAGGGGACTAAAGCACTGACGTTAGCGGTAAAAACTTGGCGAGAATTTGCTGGGGGTAAGGAAGCGCTACCAGGGCCGCGGCTTGGGCCAAGGTCTCTGATGAAGTCCTAAAGGTGGTTTGGGAAGGACGTTCTTGCAGAGAAACCAGTGTTTTGAGTTGTCGAAAAGCCTGCAGGGCCACTGTGGGAAAAAAAGAAAATTTACCTGGTAAAACGCAAAGATAGTTGCTCTGGGGATCGGCTTCAATCCAATAACTGTAGCGACGCTTTTGCTCATCATCACTAACAAATTCCGTCTTAATGCAGTCGTAACTGTAGAGGTGGCGGCGGTAGAGGTTTTCTCTGCCAAAATAGCGCTCTGCCGCATCCAACAGGGGTTCAATATCCATTGCCTCTAGGTTATCACCGTTGGTATAGCCGGAGTTGGCCAGCATGGAATAGCTCAGGGTCATTTCCTCCCGTTGGGGGGATTGGACAAAATGGTTGAAGTGGAAGCGGTTTTTGGTGGACATCCGTACAAAATTGAGATCACTCAGAGCCGGATAGGCCACGATCATGGCACTACGGCTTTGTTTAAGGCGGGCCCGCACCTGCAATTCCCCTAAAATTGACCCGAAACCGGCCCCAACTGCAAAAATAAAGGCCTGGGCCTTGAGATGTTTACGTTGTCCTGTTCCGGTACGATACACCAGACTTTTGAGGCGCACCGGGCCATAGCGGTCGCTATTCAAGGTTTCGAGCTGAATGCCCGTTTCAATCGTTACCCCCAGGGCCAGGGCGCTAGCTACACAGTCCCGCAAAATGGCGTAGGTATCCATCGCGCAATCCAGACTGCGAATCAGAGCGTAGTCCCCTGGCCCAAAACCAAAGGATTGGTCAAACGCTTGGCAAAGTTGCTGGAGAGGTGCCGGATTAGCTAGTAGGGTACAGGCAAGACCTTCATAATTTTCCACCTG contains:
- a CDS encoding FAD-dependent oxidoreductase codes for the protein MPEIQASAIESVDVAVVGGGIAGVAISEYIARHSTLSIRLLEQQDQLGAGSSGKLEGWFHSGALYSGQDDGQTFMNCVNSLEDLINGYSPYFGHRCNVGLVEAATGYFQPQIQAHPEGWFNPNPVYLIHPRQQAPELHLSGLKGEQVQMQLQLKRVLGRLEMAYGRGHNWLHQDQCQAPSYAQVENYEGLACTLLANPAPLQQLCQAFDQSFGFGPGDYALIRSLDCAMDTYAILRDCVASALALGVTIETGIQLETLNSDRYGPVRLKSLVYRTGTGQRKHLKAQAFIFAVGAGFGSILGELQVRARLKQSRSAMIVAYPALSDLNFVRMSTKNRFHFNHFVQSPQREEMTLSYSMLANSGYTNGDNLEAMDIEPLLDAAERYFGRENLYRRHLYSYDCIKTEFVSDDEQKRRYSYWIEADPQSNYLCVLPGKFSFFPTVALQAFRQLKTLVSLQERPSQTTFRTSSETLAQAAALVALPYPQQILAKFLPLTSVL